Within the Novosphingobium sp. SL115 genome, the region ACAGGCGCGGCGTTTGGCGCAGAAGTGAACGTGGAAGCCTTGGCAACCGAAGGATCAAGTGCCCAGATGGACAAGCTTTTCACCGCAATCGCCAACCGGGTTTCTGCCGCTTCGGGAAAGGCCGGCACGTTCATCATCGCGCTGACCATCATCATCGCGTGGGGTATAAGCGGACCGGTGTTCAAATGGAGCGACACCTGGCAACTGGTCATCAACACTGGCACCACCATCATCACATTTCTGATGGTTTTCCTGATCCAGAACAGCCAGAATCGCGATGCCGCCGCGATGCAGGCCAAGCTGGACGAACTGCTGCGTGCTGTGGACAAGGCAAGGGTTGGGTTTGTGGGCATTGAACACCTGACCGACGACCAGATCAGCAAACTGCGCGATGCGCTGGAAGACGAAGTCGGTTGCCGCAGCGACAAGCAGGCGAGCGCGCACGAAACCGTCGAACGCCTGCTGGACCGGACATGACCGGCGCCACTACAAGGGTCGAAACCGACAGCCTTGGCGCGGTGGAGGTGCCTGCCGGGGCCTATTGGGGCGCGCAAACCCAGCGCAGCATCGACAATTTTCCATTTGGAACAGACGAACGAATGCCGCGCGGCATCACCCGCGCACTGGGACGGATCAAGCAGGCTGCAGCACGGGTCAACCGCAGGCACGGCCTGCCGGGCGATCTGGCTGATGCGATTGAACAGGCTGCCGCCGAAGTCGCAGAGGGCGATCTGGATGGTCAGTTTCCGCTAGTTATCTGGCAAACCGGCAGCGGCACCCAGTCCAACATGAACGCCAACGAGGTGATCGCAGGCCGCGCCAACGAGATTTTGACCGGCCAGCGCGGCGGCAAAAACCCGGTGCATCCCAATGACCATGTCAACCAAGGGCAATCGTCGAACGACACCTTTCCCACTGCGCTACATGTAGCAGCAGTCGAGGCGCTGAACACAGACCTGATCCCCGCGCTGGACCTGTTATGCGGCGAACTGACGCGCAAAAGCGAAGCGTGGGACAGTATCGTCAAGATAGGCCGCACCCATTTGCAGGACGCAACGCCGCTGACTCTGGGGCAGGAATTTTCAGGCTATGTCCAGCAATTGCGCGACAATTATGAGCGTCTGCGCGCGGCGGAAGGCCAACTGTTGCGGCTGGCACAGGGCGGAACCGCAGTGGGCACGGGGTTGAATGCGCCAGAAGGTTTTGCGAAGGCCATGGCCGCTGAACTTGCCAGACTGACGGGCCATGCCTTCACACCGGCACCCAACCGGTTCGAGGCACTGGCAAGCAACGATGCGCTTGTGCAGTTTTCAGCCACGCTAGCGACGCTTGCCGTATCATTGACCAAAATCGCCAACGATATCCGCCTGCTCGGGTCCGGTCCCCGGTCCGGTCTTGGCGAGCTGGACCTTCCCGCGAACGAACCGGGTAGTTCGATCATGCCAGGCAAGGTCAACCCGACGCAGGCTGAAATGCTGACGATGGTGGCAGCACAAGTGGTCGGCAACCATCAGGCGGTGACTGTGGGCGGCTTGCAAGGGCATCTTGAACTGAACGTATTCAAACCGATGATCGGATCGGCGGTGCTGCGTTCGATGCACCTGTTGTCGGTCGGGATGGCCAGTTTCGCCCAGCGCTGCGTTGCCGGGATCGAACCCAACCGGAGGCGGATTGCCGACCTTTTAGACCGTTCGCTGATGCTGGTCACGGCGCTGGCACCGGAAATCGGATATGATCGCGCCGCAGAAATCGCCAAGCATGCCCACCAGCATGATCTGACCCTGCGCGAAGCCGCCCTGACCCTTGGCCATGTCGATCAGGCTACCTTCGACCGGCTGATCCGCCCGCAGGATATGGTTTAGACGCAAGGAAAACCCCCGGATTGCCGTGAAACGATCCGGGGGTTTTAATCGAGTAATCAGTGCATCAACGCACCGAGCGACGGTTTACTTTGACGACTTGCTCTGGCTTTGCGCCGCGTCCTTGATCTGGCCTTCACCCATTGCGGAAATGACCGCATTGCCACTGCCAGAGAAGTTGGCGGCCGGAAGCGTGGCTGTTGCCCCATCCACCTTCACCAACAGGGCCTGTACTTGCCCGCGGCTGTCGGCAATGACCCCACGCACCTTACCCAGACGGTCGCCATCAGGACCGATCACACGCATGCCCTTGCTGACTTCGAAGTTGGCATCGCCTGCTGCGGCAAGGCTTCCGGCCGCAGCCAGTTGACCGGCCGCACCGGAAAACATGCCACTGCCATTGGCAGAACCTGAAGCACTACCATTGGCGCTGCGAGCAGCCTGACCGATCGCCCCCGCCGTGGTACGTCCGGCAGTGGCAGCACCCGATGCCACGTCGCGCGTGGTCCCCACAGCGCCACGAGCCGTCTGGCGCACCGCATCGGTGCCGATCAACTGGGCATCGGCGCTGCCGTTGGCGCTGCCGTTAGCACTGGTTGCCGTGCTGCCCGAAACCGTCCGCACCGGTGTTGATGCCGTCTGGGCGACCGCGCCTGCTACTCCGGCATTGGCGCTGCGATCAGCATGAACCGTGCCGGTCTTGCGGTTGACGCTTTGGCTGCCGGTGCTGCTGGCGGTTGAATTGACCGTGCCGCGCGTGGCCGAACCGATGGTGTCCATCGGCGAGCCGATGCTGCCTGCACCGCCCAGCGTGCCCCCCAGCGTACCGCCGATCCCACTGCCGCCAACAAGCTGGGCATGGGCGGGCATTGCGGTGAGGATGAGTGCAGTGGTGGTTGCGAGAAGAATTTTCATGGCAAGCTTCCTTTCAGTCGGTTGCAGCAACGCTTTTTCGTGCCGCTCGATGAAAGAAACGGATGAGGTTTGCGGTTTAATCCATCGCCACTGAAAATTATTTCGTTCGGCGGCATGAACCGCAGACAAGGCCGCGACCGAACACCGGATCAGGCCCTTTCCGACCGAGGTCGCGGGCTTCACCATCAAGCGCCAAGAGCCATTTCGCACCCCGGTCCGCAACAGCGCGGGCGGCACGCGCGGCGACCAGCGGCGTGGCAAAGGACGTGCCACGAACCGCTTTCCATTGCCCTGCGGCATTGGCGGCAAGCATGTCTGCACCCGGCGCCGCATAATCGAGATGAAGCGCGCGCCCGGCTTCGATCAAGGCGCGGTTTCGTCCGTCAACGGCGGTAACCGCGATGACGCCGGGGTAGGATGCCGGATAGGACGGCGGGGCTGCCGGGCCATCGTTGCCGACGGCTGCCACGACCACCATTCCACGTCCCTGAACCGCAGAGATCGCTTTTGCCAGCACAGCATTGCGCGGGCCGACAAGGCTGATGGAAACGACGCGCACCTTGCGCGTCAGCAGCCATCCCAGCGCGCGCACGATGGCAAAGGCGTTGCCGCCGGCAGGATCGTTGCCATAAACGTCCGCCACGGCGATATCTCTCGCCCCGGCATGCAGTAGCAGCGACACGACCGCGCTGCCATGATTGCTGGCCAGAGGTGCGCCGCGCGCAAATCCCTGGGTTGCGGCAACTTGTGCGGACGGCCCCGGCGCGCCGTCAATCACGCCGATGCGAACAGGCATGGTCGAAGCCGCAGTGCCCCCCGGCACAGATGGCGCTGCGGCCATGCTTCCCGCCGCCACGTTTCCTGATGCAAAATACAGTTGGTCCGACGATATCGTGACGCCGGGCAGCACTTTGCGCAGCCGCTTTTCTGCCTGCGCCAGCGCAGCACCCGGCGGGACGGCCAACCGCACCACAGCAAGGCCGAGATCCTGAAAATCCTCACGGGCGATCACCACAAAACCTGCCTGTTCGGCGCGGGCGATGGCGGCACTGTCAGCCCCTTCGAGCAGCAGTTCGCCTCTGCGCGCAGGCTGGTTTTCAGCGTCGAATTCTATTGCCTGCCGATTATTGCGGACTAGCTCCGCTAGCCGGTCAATCCGGGCTGACGTCAAGCCATCAACCGCCTTGCGGGTGGTGTTGACACCTTGTTCGAGCAGTCCATCAAGCCTGCTGTTGACCTGCCCCAAGGTATCACCCGCACCGGGCAAGGCCAGTTGGGCCATGGCAGGCGTGGCGGCCAGCACCATGGCAAGCGAAGCGGCGATAGTGGAGCGCATGAGCGAGAAACCTTGATTATTTCAACTGAACTGCGGATTAAACGCACCAGCCCTGACGTTTCATCCATGAAAGGCCAAGATCCTGACCGGAAGCTTTGAAACGCAGATCCTGTCCATGCTGCCGCGCCTGCGGCGGTTTGCAAGCGGATTGGCGCGTGACAGAGCGGATGGTGACGATCTTTGCCAGATGACGATCGAACGCGCACTTGTCCGACGCGACCAATGGCAGGACGGGACGCGCCTTGATAGCTGGGTGTACAGGATCATGCGCAATATCTGGATAGACGAAACCCGTGGCAGAACACGCAGATCGGCAACATTTGTGGGTGAAGAGGAAGGAGATGCCGTGGGCATGAGTGGCGAGCAGGAAGTTGCAGTCGAGATCAGCAATGTTGATCGGGCGATGGCCACTCTGCCTGCTGAACAGCGCGAAGCAGTGCTGCTGGTCATGGTGGAGGGCTATTCCTACAAGGAAGCTGCTGAAATCATCGGTTGCCCGGTTGGCACGCTGAATTCGCGGCTGGTGCGTGGCCGTGACGCACTGCTGGCGCTGCTGGGGGAAATGCCATGACCATCACCCCTGAACAACTGGCAGCCTTTGCCGATGGCGAATTGCCTGAGGCTGAAAGCCAGAAGGTTGCAGCATTGGTGGCGCAAGACACTGAATTGGCGCGAAAGGTTGCCGCGCATCGCGCGCTGCGCCAACGCCTTTCTGCGCATTTCGAACCGATTATGACAGCGCCATTGCCGGAAAGTCTGGTCGCCCGGCTGTCCCAGCCGGGCTCGCAAGTGGCGGATTTTGCACAGGCACGTCAACAGCGCGAACAGCAGCGCAGCATTCCCCGCTGGGCCTGGATTGCTGGCCCGGCGCTGGCGGCATCGCTTGCGCTGGCGGTGGTCCTGCCGGGACGGGATGATCCTGAAACCACGCTTGTCGGTGGGCAAAGCTATGCAGCCGGGCCATTGGCTGACGCGCTCGACAATCAATTGTTGGCCATTCAGCCTGCCGCTGCGGAACCGCGTATCCTGTTGAGCTTCAAGGACAGCGAGGGCGCATATTGTCGTGGCTTTACGGGCAAATCCCAATCCGGGATCGCCTGTCGCGATGCAAACGGCTGGCAGTTGCGCAAGCTGATCGGCGGGTCGCAGGCCGAAAGCGGTGACTACAGGCAGGCTGGCAGCGCCGATGCAGAGTTGATGGCGCTGGCTCAAGAAATGGCACCGGACGGAGCGCTGGATGCCGATCAGGAAGAGGCTGCAAAAAAGCGCGACTGGAAGTGACCACGCCTGAACCGGCTCAGGCTTTCAGGGTTAGCGGCAATCCTGCTGCGACAAATACGACTTCGCTGGCAACTTCAGCCAGTTTCTGATTGAGCCAGCCCGCCTCGTCGCGGAAGCGGCGCGCCAGTGCATTGTCAGGCACGATGCCCAGCCCCACTTCGTTGGCGATAAGCGCCACTGGCACCGAACATGCGCCAATTGCGCGGATCAGGCCATCGCAAGCCTCTGCCATGTCACGATCAGTCAGCATCTGATTGCTGAGCCATAAGGTCAGGCAATCCACCAGAATTGCGCTGAAGCGCTGACTGGCTTCGGCAATTGCGCCCGAAAGGTCGAGCGGCGCTTCCAGTGTCGTCCAGCGGCTGCCGCGATCCGCGCGGTGGCGAGCAATCCGGTCTGCCATCTCGCAATCGAAAGCCTGTGCCGTGGCGATATAGGCCAGAGAACCGTCGAAGCCTTCGACACGCTGCTGCCCATAGCGGCTCTTGCCAGAGCGCGCGCCACCCAGAATGAGCAGGCTGGTCATCGGCAGCCCTCCCGTGCCAGATTCAGCAAGCCGTCAATGTCGAGATGGGTTTCAAGTTCGCCAGCCAGTTGGTCCAGCGCGGTATCGACAACACGGTTGTGGTCGGTTCGGTTGGATGTCGCGCCGATGCTTTCAAGAAGCGCCGCTCTGAACCCCGGCTCAGACAGCAATCCGTGGCAATAGGTACCCATGACGCGGCCATCGAAACTTGTTGCACCGTCCATCCGGTCACCGTCGAGCATGGCGAAAGCGCGCGCTGTATCCGGTCCTTTCGTCACGCCCATGTGCATTTCAAAACCGCTGAACCCCGCGCCCAGCGCCGCGCCCGTTACGGTGCGCAATGCCTTGTCCTGTGTCAGCGTGGTTTCCACATCGAGCAGGCCAAGACCGGCAATCGCGCCAGGCGTGCCTTCGATGCCAAGCGGGTCGGCAATCGAGCGCCCAAGCATCTGGTAGCCGCCGCATATGCCCATCACCGCCCCACCGCGCCGGTGATGGGCAAGGATATCGACATCCCATCCCTGCGCCCGCAGGAATGCCATATCCGCAATCGTTGCCTTGGAACCGGGCAGGATAACGATATCGGCATGGGCCGGGATCACTGATCCGGGCGGGATCATCGCCAGTTCGACTTGCGGTTCGTGCCGCAGCGGATCGAGATCGTCAAAGTTCGAAATACGCGGCAACATGGGGCACGCTACCAGCTTGCGCGAGGGCGCAGAATGTTGTCTCTGCTCAAGCACTACGGCATCTTCGCTTGGCAGGGCCGTGATGCAACTCAGCCATGGGATCAGGCCGAAGCCACTCCATCCTGAAAGCCGCTCGATTGCGGCATAACCATCGGCAAACAGCGCAGGATCGCCGCGAAACTTGTTGACGATGAACCCACGGACCATCGCCGCATCGGCAGGATCAAGCACCGCGCGGGTTCCCACCAGCGAAGCGATCACCCCGCCCCGGTCGATATCGCCCACCAGCACCACTGGCACGTTGGCCGCGCGGGCAAAGCCCATGTTGGCAATATCGCCGTCGCGCAGGTTGATTTCCGCAGGCGAACCGGCCCCTTCCACGATCACCAGATCGCAGCGGTTGCGCAGCCGTTCCCAGCTTTCCAGCACTTCGGGCAACAGGCTGCGCCTGCCTTCCCGAAAGTTCGCAACGCCCAGTGTGCCGCGCACCCGGCCATGGACAATGAGTTGTGAAGTCCGATCGGCCTGTGGTTTGAGCAGGACGGGGTTCATGTCGGTATGCAGTTCAGCCCGCGCAGCGATGGCCTGCAACGCCTGTGCCCGCCCGATCTCTCCGCCATCTACCGTGACGGCGGCGTTGTTTGACATGTTCTGCGGTTTGAACGGCAGCACGCGCAATCCGCGATTGGCAAGCGCGCGGCAAAGCCCCGCCACCAATACCGATTTGCCGACATCCGAACCCGTTCCCTGCAACATCAAACCAGTCAAGTAACGCCCCCTGCACACACCCAGCCCAGCACAATGATCCAGGTAAGCGCGCAGGCGCGGTGATATATCCGCCGCGCGCGCACCAAAGCTTCCAGTCCTGCTTCGCCGCCATGGCCGATCCACGGTTTGTCCGCGATCTTTCCGTCATAGCTGATCGGTCCGGCCAAACGCACCCCCAGCGCGCCTGCCATTGCCGCTTCAGGCCAGCCTGCATTGGGTGATGCATGGCAGGTGCGATAGCGCCATAGCGTCCGCCAGCCACCACAACCGGCCAAGCAGATAAGCAAGGCGGCAATCCGCGCAGGAACAAGGTTCAGCGCATCGTCAGTGCGCGCAGAGGCCCAGCCAAAATCACGATATGGTTCTTCGGGGTGGCCGATCAGGCTGTCGGCCGTGTTGATCGCCTTCAATATCCAGATGCCCGGCAATCCTGCCACCAATAACCAGAACAGAGGCGCGATCACCCCGTCACAAAAGCTTTCTGCAAGGCTTTCGATCGCCGCGCGCGACACTCCGTTACGGTCAAGCGTAGCCGTATCACGCCCGACAATCATGGCGACGGCCAATCTTGCGACCTCCAGATCATCATCGGCCAACGCATCGACAACCGGGACGATGTGGTCATCAAGGCTTCGCTGTGCCAGCGCGGGCCATGCCAGAATGGCAACGATCAACCATCCGGCAGAACCGCTCTGATGCGCCAAAACGGTAAGTCCAGCTGCGACAAGGCCGGTTATGCTGACCAGCACGATCACTGTTACCACCCCGCCTGCCTTGCGTCTGGCACGGCTGACATCGCCCAGATTCCACTGCTTGTCGCACAATGCAATGACGCGGGCGAAGGCACCAACCGGATGCCCGATCCGTGCGTGGAGCCATGCAGGCCAGCCAAGCGCGGCATCAAGGGCAAGCGCGGCCAGTGCGACTGGTTCAGCCATGTCCGCCCACTTCGGACAAGGCCATGTCGAGCCGCTGCAAGGCGGCAGCGTTTGCCGGAAGGCCGATGCGCAACAGATCGGGATGGCCCGAAAATGGACGAGTGAGAATTTGCCGCGCGGCCAAGGCTTGAAACAAACCCCCGGCATTCTGCCCGACGATCAGCCGGAATAGCGGACAATCGCCCTTAAAGGAAAGTCGGTGGCGCTTCAGCACATCGTCAAGTGCCGCCGCCGACGCGCCAAGGCAACGGCGCGTTCCGGTAATCCACGGCATGTCACGATAGGCAGGCGTGGCAAAGGCCAGCGCTGCAGCGTGGATAGGCCAATCGCCCAATCCCTGCCGCAGATCGGCAAGCACTTTTGGCGGTGCGATCAAGAAACCAAGTCTCAGCCCGGCAAGTCCGAAGAACTTTCCGAACGAGCGCAAGACGATCAAACGCCGCCCTGCATCAACCTTGCCTAAAATGCTCCAGCCCGGATCGCAATCGGCAAAGGCTTCGTCCACGATCAGCCAACCGCCTTGCTGTTCCTGATGGTCCAGCAAGGCAAGCAATCTGTCGTGCGACAGGATACGCCCATCCGGGTTGTTGGGATTGCCGACGACCAGCACACTTGCCCGCTGCGGCAACTGCGCCAGATTTTGGATGCTTTCGGCCTGCGCAAATGCAGCGCGGTAAGTGCCATAGGCAAGCGGCTGGTGCAGTCCCGGCAGAGCGAGGCTTTGTCCAAGCTGGCGCAGGCCGGTTTCGCTTCCGGGCACTGCCGCACAAAGCGCTGGATCGCAGCCAAAGAATGCGGCGGCAGCGTATTCCAGCGATGCAAGCGCATCGGGATCGGGCAAAGCGCGCCAGTCAACGACCACGTCCGCGCCGGGGTGCCAAGAGCGCGGGTTGATCCCGGTAGAAAGATCGAGCCAGTCGGCTGGCTCGCCGCCGAACCGGGCGCAAGCCGCAGAAAGACGGCCCCCGTGATATGTGAAACCGGCGCTCATCAGGCTATGACCAGCATGACAAGCGCTGCTGTCTCGACAAGTTCGACACCCGCGCCATGGCCGTCCCCCGATATGCCACCAATGCGCGCCCGCAGCCACGGTGCCCAAAGTGGGATCACCATCAAGGCAGCAAGCAACGACGGGCAGGCAAAGCCAGCACAAAGGCTCCATACCGCAAGCCAGCAGGCGAACACCGGCCAGTTGGCCCCACGCCGGAACAAGGTGCCAAACCCTGCATGAAGTGGCGGCAGCATCAGCGCCCATGCGATCGGACCGATGCGTGCAAGGACCGGAACGAACAGCAGCAACAGCGGGCTTCCGCGCTGTAGCGCCAGATCGAGCAGCACGAACTTTGCGAGAATTTGCAAGGCAATAGCGGTGACGCCGAAGCTGCCGATATGCGGATCGGCCAGCACCTCGCTGATGCGGGAACGATCAGCATGGGCCGCACCGGTTGCATCGGCAATATCGCCCAGCCCGTCCAGATGCAGCGCCCCGGTCATGGCGACCCAAGCGATTAGACCAAAAAGCGCACCCAATGCGGAACCATGCATGGCCCCCGTTGCCGCTGCGCCCGCCACGCCTGCGCCAACCGCAAATCCTGCTAGCGGAAACCAGCGGATCGCGTTGCCGAAATCGCGATCGCTTGCCGCAATTGCTGGCAACGGCAGGCGCGTCATAAATTGCAAGGCCAGCAGCAGGGGCTTCATGGAACGGATTTTCCACGCAAGGCGATGATCTGCCCGCCCACCTGCCCGTCACCGGACCAGATGCGCAGCGACAGCAGCGCGCCATAAGGCAGATCGAACGCCCAAACCTGCCGATGATCCAGCCCGGTCACGACCGATACGGCGGCCCGCATTGCCCCGCCGTGTGTCACTGCCAAACCATCATCTTCAAGATCGGTCAGCGCTTCGGCAACGCGGCTTTGCAGTGTGGACCAGCTTTCCCCGCCCGGCGGCGGGTAGGCATCGGGATCATCCCAGAACAGGGCCAAGGCATCGGATGGCACGCTTTGCGGGGCTAGGCCGTCCCATGCACCGAAATCGAGTTCCCGCCAGCGTCGGTCGACGAAAAGCGCTACGGCGCGGGCCATAGCAAGTGTTTCTGCCCCCGCCAGCGCACGGTGCAAGTCCGAGCTTGTGATGCTGCGGATTACCAAGTCGTTCGGCACGGCGCCATGCAATCCACCTGCCGGATCGCATGGCGGTTCGTCACCATGCCCTAACAGAAGGCCCTCTCGGCGGGGCGGGCCATGCCGCAGCAGGTGAACGACTTTGTGGCTCAAAGCGCCTGCTCCACCGCAGCCTCGGCAAATGTTGCCATACCGTTATGGGCAGCCAGTGCAGCTTTCACGATATGCACCGCCACCGCCGCGCCAGAACCTTCACCCAGTCGCATGTTCAAACGGAGCAATGGCTCCAGCCCGAACCGTTCCAAAAGCCGGGCATGGGCCTGTTCGGCTGAACAATGCCCCGCAAGGCAATGCGCGGCAAATGCAGGCTGAGCGGCAATGAACGGTGCAATTGCTGCGCAGCAAATGAACCCGTCAAGCAGCACCGGAACACGATAAATCCGGGCGGCAAGGATTGCGCCTGCCATTGCCGCAATTTCCCGCCCGCCCAGCCGACGCAATATCTCAATCGGGGAATGGCAGTGCGGACCATGCAAGGCGATGGCGCGATCCACTGCGTCGATTTTGCGAGCGATACCTGCATCATTAACGCCGCTGCCGCGCCCGCACCAGTCCGCCGCATTGCCACCGAAGGCTTGCAGACAGAGTGCTGCGGCAGGCGTGGTGTTGGCAATGCCCATCTCACCCACGAACAGAAGATCGGTTTGCGGGGTGACGACAGCCGCCCCTGCCGATAGCGCGGCAAGGCATTCATCGACAGTCATCGCAGGTTCGCAGGCAATGTCGCCAGTTGGCTTTTCCAGATCGAGCGCAACCACGCAAAGCTGCGCACCGCAGGCTTGGGCAAGCTGGTTGATCGCTGCACCTCCAGCCAGGAAGTTGCCCACCATCTGGGCAGTGACCTCGGCAGGAAAGGCGCTGACACCGCGCGCAGCAACCCCATGGTTTCCTGCAAAGACCGCCGCCCGGATCGTGTGCAGTGCGGGACGCGGATTTCCCTGCCATCCCGCCATGAACAGGGCAATTTCCTCAAGCCTGCCCAACGAACCGGCGGGCTTGGTCAGCATGGCTTGCCGCTCGGTTGCAGCAGCAATTGCCGCCTCATCGGGCACCGGCAGGTTCTCCAACGCTCCATCAATGGTCGCGACGCTATCAAACAGCATCATGTACAAACGAACCCTTCAGGCGGGGTACGGGTGATGAAGTGCCCCTTCACCCCGGCTGGCCATTCTCCATAAGGGACCACCCCTTCGGCACTGGCGGCGTGGCGTGCCGCATATTCGAGGATTGCGCGGGCCTCATCCTCGGCGGGTCGAAACCCGCCGAGGACATAACCGATCTTGCCCGGTGCGCGCACATGCACGGCGCAATGGCGCTGACAGGCAAACAGGCAGGCCATTTCCTGCACTTCGACTTGTGCCAGCGCAGGGTCGGCCCGTTGAACACGGCGCATAGCGTCTGCCAGCAAGGCACCGCCACGCCGCCCTTGTTCATCTTCGCGCTGTTCTGCCGAAACGCGGCAGGTGGAGCACACGACCACTGCCGGTCCGGGCGTTACTGCGCGCAGCATCAGAACCGGCTCCTCAGGCCCAGATAGACCGTGCGCCCCAGCGCGCCATAACCACCGGCGGTTTCGTAGCGCTTGTCTGCGAGGTTTTCGACACGGCCATTGAAGGTCAACTTCTCAGCCACGCGCCACTGCGCGCGCAAGTCGAGCAGCCAGTAATCCGGCAACACCGTCGCGCTGCTTGCGCGATCGAAGGTTCTGCCAGCATAGCGCGCGGCAAGGCTGGCCCGCAGGCCCTGTGGCAGCTCGAACCCGCCCTCGATGTTGGCCAGATGGCGTGGCACACGGGCCAGTTGCCGCCCAAGATCGCTGCTGCCAGGCGAGCGGTCTTCCGCCACAATCCAGCTATAGTTGCCGTTAGCAAACACCACGCCAAGCTGCGCACGCGCGGCCAGTTCCAATCCCTTGGCATGGGCTTTGCGCACATTGGCGTAATAGCCAAAGCGGCTGGTCGTGGTGCCCGGAATGAAGCAGGTGGCCGGCAATGTACCGGTGGTGGGGCAATAGGCAAAGTCGATCAGGTTGTCGGTATCGCGTTCGAACCATGTGGCCGACGCATGCAGCACGTCGCCCAGGGCGTGTTCAGCCCCCACTGACCAGCCCCTGGCCTTCTCAGGTTGCAGCGCGGCAGAACCGTAAATGCTGAAAAGCTGATAGAGCGAGGGCGCCTTGAACCCTTCGTCATAACTGGCGCGCAACACTGTGCGACCACCATTCGGCGTGAACACTGCGCCGCCTGAAAACACCGTGCTTCCGCCATACCGCGACTGGTCATCGTGCCGCACGCCGCCGTTGATCGTCAGCCCCGCCAGCGGAGTTACCCGCAACTGGCCATAAACGCTGTTGGTGTCAGCCGCATTGGGCACCAACGCATAAGCTGCCGTGCTGTTCGATGGCGATGCACTGGTCATGCGCTGTTCCTCACGCTCGGCTCCGAAATCTGCCTGCACGCCGTCCGAAATGTGCAACGACCCCTGATATTCAAACCGACGGACACGGCCATGCGCATCGAAGTTCAGTGGGCGGACAGAGCGGGCGGGATCGTAATTCTCGCGGTCGGTTTCGGTCTGAAGCACGGCAAGGCGGTTGGTTAGTCGACCGTCCAGCAGCACCAGATTCAGGCCAGCATAGCCTGTCCATTCACTGGTCAGGCCATAGGCACGCGAATCCCCCGATGTGCCGTCAAACTCATTGCGGGCATCGGCCCAGTATCCGCGCAGATCGAGCGATAGACTGGATGTCAGCTTGAACGTGGCCGTACCGCTGGCCGAAGTGCGGCGGTATCCGTCGGCTTCGGTCCCGTTGCTGCGCGCGGAAATGCCATCGGTGGTAAAGACCGACCCTGCGACCCGCCAGTCAACCAGCGATCCAGTGCC harbors:
- a CDS encoding adenosylcobinamide-GDP ribazoletransferase, which codes for MKPLLLALQFMTRLPLPAIAASDRDFGNAIRWFPLAGFAVGAGVAGAAATGAMHGSALGALFGLIAWVAMTGALHLDGLGDIADATGAAHADRSRISEVLADPHIGSFGVTAIALQILAKFVLLDLALQRGSPLLLLFVPVLARIGPIAWALMLPPLHAGFGTLFRRGANWPVFACWLAVWSLCAGFACPSLLAALMVIPLWAPWLRARIGGISGDGHGAGVELVETAALVMLVIA
- the cbiB gene encoding adenosylcobinamide-phosphate synthase CbiB, with amino-acid sequence MAEPVALAALALDAALGWPAWLHARIGHPVGAFARVIALCDKQWNLGDVSRARRKAGGVVTVIVLVSITGLVAAGLTVLAHQSGSAGWLIVAILAWPALAQRSLDDHIVPVVDALADDDLEVARLAVAMIVGRDTATLDRNGVSRAAIESLAESFCDGVIAPLFWLLVAGLPGIWILKAINTADSLIGHPEEPYRDFGWASARTDDALNLVPARIAALLICLAGCGGWRTLWRYRTCHASPNAGWPEAAMAGALGVRLAGPISYDGKIADKPWIGHGGEAGLEALVRARRIYHRACALTWIIVLGWVCAGGVT
- a CDS encoding histidine phosphatase family protein — protein: MPNDLVIRSITSSDLHRALAGAETLAMARAVALFVDRRWRELDFGAWDGLAPQSVPSDALALFWDDPDAYPPPGGESWSTLQSRVAEALTDLEDDGLAVTHGGAMRAAVSVVTGLDHRQVWAFDLPYGALLSLRIWSGDGQVGGQIIALRGKSVP
- a CDS encoding aminotransferase class I/II-fold pyridoxal phosphate-dependent enzyme, coding for MSAGFTYHGGRLSAACARFGGEPADWLDLSTGINPRSWHPGADVVVDWRALPDPDALASLEYAAAAFFGCDPALCAAVPGSETGLRQLGQSLALPGLHQPLAYGTYRAAFAQAESIQNLAQLPQRASVLVVGNPNNPDGRILSHDRLLALLDHQEQQGGWLIVDEAFADCDPGWSILGKVDAGRRLIVLRSFGKFFGLAGLRLGFLIAPPKVLADLRQGLGDWPIHAAALAFATPAYRDMPWITGTRRCLGASAAALDDVLKRHRLSFKGDCPLFRLIVGQNAGGLFQALAARQILTRPFSGHPDLLRIGLPANAAALQRLDMALSEVGGHG
- a CDS encoding cobyric acid synthase — its product is MTGLMLQGTGSDVGKSVLVAGLCRALANRGLRVLPFKPQNMSNNAAVTVDGGEIGRAQALQAIAARAELHTDMNPVLLKPQADRTSQLIVHGRVRGTLGVANFREGRRSLLPEVLESWERLRNRCDLVIVEGAGSPAEINLRDGDIANMGFARAANVPVVLVGDIDRGGVIASLVGTRAVLDPADAAMVRGFIVNKFRGDPALFADGYAAIERLSGWSGFGLIPWLSCITALPSEDAVVLEQRQHSAPSRKLVACPMLPRISNFDDLDPLRHEPQVELAMIPPGSVIPAHADIVILPGSKATIADMAFLRAQGWDVDILAHHRRGGAVMGICGGYQMLGRSIADPLGIEGTPGAIAGLGLLDVETTLTQDKALRTVTGAALGAGFSGFEMHMGVTKGPDTARAFAMLDGDRMDGATSFDGRVMGTYCHGLLSEPGFRAALLESIGATSNRTDHNRVVDTALDQLAGELETHLDIDGLLNLAREGCR
- the cobT gene encoding nicotinate-nucleotide--dimethylbenzimidazole phosphoribosyltransferase, which codes for MMLFDSVATIDGALENLPVPDEAAIAAATERQAMLTKPAGSLGRLEEIALFMAGWQGNPRPALHTIRAAVFAGNHGVAARGVSAFPAEVTAQMVGNFLAGGAAINQLAQACGAQLCVVALDLEKPTGDIACEPAMTVDECLAALSAGAAVVTPQTDLLFVGEMGIANTTPAAALCLQAFGGNAADWCGRGSGVNDAGIARKIDAVDRAIALHGPHCHSPIEILRRLGGREIAAMAGAILAARIYRVPVLLDGFICCAAIAPFIAAQPAFAAHCLAGHCSAEQAHARLLERFGLEPLLRLNMRLGEGSGAAVAVHIVKAALAAHNGMATFAEAAVEQAL
- a CDS encoding DUF1636 domain-containing protein is translated as MLRAVTPGPAVVVCSTCRVSAEQREDEQGRRGGALLADAMRRVQRADPALAQVEVQEMACLFACQRHCAVHVRAPGKIGYVLGGFRPAEDEARAILEYAARHAASAEGVVPYGEWPAGVKGHFITRTPPEGFVCT